The following coding sequences are from one Haliotis asinina isolate JCU_RB_2024 chromosome 3, JCU_Hal_asi_v2, whole genome shotgun sequence window:
- the LOC137277291 gene encoding dual oxidase 2-like, translated as MAGKIILLCMYIFLGKSAGQMYMDRPQTCNITTSEEEFELTPADGWYNNLLHPNWGAVDGQLLRRSPTAYSDGVYEPSGTTRPNPFDISDAAHNGTIGLGSERRRNAFMTFFGQQVVEEIMDSQRPGCPREFFNIPIPKDHKYAKELNVPDPEMPFLRSRYDQSTGYSPNNPRQQLNEITPFLDGNLMYGFAKAWTDTLRSFKGGELIANDPDASLTESIPKINDIRLPMANPPAPALHMLRPVSRFYRLGNPRGNENPFLLSFGVIWFRYHNYIARQLARIHRDWNDEELFNAARKRVIAQHQKIVMYDWLPVFLEVKNISGRLQAMEIPPYEGYDPHVHPGISQEMQTAALRYGHTHVVAGVRTRNIPRPGQCEERISAVTTADGHNSKGIRLCQAYWRSQEILTEQNSLNMSEVIHGMVYTLAEREDHIMVPDLRGDLFGPLDFSRRDLAALNIQRGRDHGLPGYNKIREAYNLTARNTWEEINECTDCNIDELRPIFQKLATLYNSSRPDELDIFTGGLLETTYDGPGPLFKAVMLDQFLRIRTADRFWFENKQNCLFTDEEIAEIRNTTMRDVINLTTGIPLDNLPEDVFICDDNAQSGCQCLNPPGLDEFGATGNTFDECSRLQTFDYFESSQVSFALTFVAVGLCIPLTIGVLVLMAKRRERSMAAAKRRTPETGESDPNKFSAVEWVGPKAGERNIKVHLNRDRKKVDVTDKTGKTLRLIDLRYTQKPVHVRLSDDKNLDVMSIRVPGEIDLVLRFTSMGERQKVLGNIEAFFQSISINREKHEFNEVTIMRDAETYEDRKVMLDKFFRVVCLQAFKKNARDMNLESLDAKDINDIRNVKLTRTEFADALGLQPNSMFVRNMFLLVDRSRDGFVSFEEFMTMFVTLASGNAEDKAQMLFNMYDLKKTGKLSRNQFAKMLKSMMDLADASVEDMKVNQLLETMFEQAGIKGKDNMTFEDFKKIFASEEHGDILKKATLGLDVDGGQIDQQVAKVHGNSIADRRKTVVGNFRSHSINRKAKNRQTNIRVATLKTQPPMTPFAQKLYEFTRYVENYRLQIFWGTLFTLVNVGIFVERAYFYSVEREHAGLRRLAGYGVSVTRGAASTQMFTYAFLLVTMSRNTLTFFRETFLHRFIPFDSFHAFHKYVAGIALLSTVMHVVGHAINLYHISTQASTDLNCYFREYFRATHILASFHYWAFTTITGLTGVILTVIVIIMFVFATEYARRHVFNAFWFTHSFYILLYIFLTMHGAGRLVQDPIWGWFFIGPVVIFIIDKLVSLSRNRVEIPVTKAEILPSGVTNLVFKRPLNFDYKSGQWVRIACLDLGKSEYHPFTLTSAPHEETLSLHIRAVGPWTNNIRRVYDPNNSSTLPKLLVDGPFGEGHQDWYRFPVAVLVGGGIGVTPFASILKDLVSKSRMKVKFPCQKVYFLWVTRTQKSFEWMTDIIRQVEGADTNDLVAVHIFITQFQQKFDLRTTMLYICERHFQRIAGQSLFTGLRATTHFGRPKFEDFLASLAHEHETAQSIGVFSCGPPPMTLSVESACSSLNKLDGPTYVHHYENF; from the exons CGGGACAGATGTACATGGACCGTCCGCAGACATGCAACATTACAACTTCCGAAGAAG AGTTTGAGCTGACTCCAGCTGACGGATGGTACAACAATCTCCTTCATCCAAACTGGGGAGCTGTGG ATGGCCAACTCCTTAGGCGAAGTCCCACAGCCTACAGTGACGGTGTGTACGAACCCTCGGGCACCACGCGACCCAACCCCTTCGACATCAGCGACGCCGCACACAATGGAACAATTGGCTTGGGCTCGGAAAGAAGAAGGAATGCTTTTATGACATTTTTTG GCCAACAAGTAGTAGAAGAAATCATGGATTCTCAGAGACCAGGCTGCCCGAGAGAGTTCTTCAACATCCCAATTCCCAAAGACCACAAATACGCAAAAGAACTGAATGTTCCGGACCCTGAGATGCCCTTCCTCAGGTCCAGATACGACCAGAGCACCGGCTACTCTCCCAACAACCCCCGACAGCAG CTCAACGAAATTACACCGTTTCTTGACGGGAATCTGATGTACGGGTTCGCCAAGGCTTGGACGGATACGCTTCGATCGTTTAAAGGTGGAGAGCTGATAGCGAACGATCCTGATGCAAGTCTGACAGAGTCAATACCGAAGATAAACGACATCCGACTTCCGATGGCGAACCCCCCGGCACCGGCCCTCCACATGCTGCGTCCTGTGAGCAGATTCTACC GGCTTGGAAATCCACGTGGAAATGAGAATCCATTCCTTCTGTCATTTGGGGTGATCTGGTTTCGCTATCACAATTACATCGCAAGACAACTGGCTCGTATCCATAGGGATTGGAATGACGAGGAGTTGTTTAATGCAGCCAGAAAGAGAGTAATAGCCCAACACCAG AAAATAGTTATGTACGATTGGCTGCCAGTGTTTCTGGAAGTAAAAAATATCAGTGGCAGACTTCAGGCAATGGAAATCCCACCGTACGAAG GCTACGATCCGCACGTCCACCCAGGGATTTCCCAGGAGATGCAGACTGCGGCACTACGATACGGGCACACGCATGTGGTGGCCGGGGTCAGAACCAG GAACATACCGAGACCAGGTCAATGTGAGGAGAGGATATCGGCCGTGACGACTGCTGACGGACACAATTCCAAAGGCATTCGACTGTGTCAGGCGTACTGGAGGTCACAG GAAATCTTAACAGAGCAGAATAGTCTCAATATGTCGGAGGTAATACACGGTATGGTGTACACATTGGCCGAGAGAGAAGACCACATTATGGTACCAGACCTCAGAG GTGATCTGTTCGGCCCCCTCGACTTTTCCCGGAGAGACCTTGCAGCCCTCAACATACAACGGGGACGAGATCATGGCCTTCCAGGCTACAACAAGATCCGAGAAGCCTACAACCTGACTGCCCGCAACACGTGGGAAGAAATAAACGAGTGCACAGATTGCAACATAGATGAACTACGACCA ATATTTCAAAAGTTGGCCACACTGTATAATTCTTCCCGACCGGACGAACTGGACATATTTACTGGCGGCTTGCTAGAGACAACGTACGATGGTCCTGGGCCCCTGTTTAAGGCTGTCATGCTGGACCAGTTCCTGAGAATCAGGACAGCCGACAGGTTTTGGTTCGAGAATAAACAGAACTG TTTATTCACGGATGAGGAAATTGCCGAGATACGAAATACTACAATGAGAGATGTCATAAACTTGACGACGGGAATACCGCTCGATAACCTACCGGAAGACGTGTTTATCTGTG ATGACAATGCCCAGAGCGGATGCCAGTGCCTAAATCCGCCGGGTTTGGATGAATTTGGAGCCACGGGGAATACCTTTGATGAGTGTTCCAGACTGCAGACATTTGATTATTTCGAGAGCAGCCAAGTGTCCTTTGCTCTTACCTTTGTCGCTGTGGGACTGTGTATTCCAC TGACGATAGGTGTGCTAGTATTGATGGCCAAGCGGAGGGAGAGGAGTATGGCTGCCGCCAAGAGACGAACACCAGAGACAGGAGAATCTGATCCCAATAAGTTTTCAG CCGTGGAGTGGGTCGGGCCTAAAGCAGGAGAGAGGAACATCAAGGTCCACCTTAATCGGGATCGGAAGAAGGTTGACGTTACAGACAAGACAGGGAAGACGCTTCGACTCATAGACTTGCGCTACACTCAGAAGCCGGTCCATGTCCGGTTGTCCGATGACAAAAACCTGGACGTCATGTCCATCAGGGTTCCTGGAGAAATTGATCTG GTATTGAGATTTACCAGCATGGGAGAGAGACAGAAGGTGTTGGGCAACATCGAAGCCTTCTTTCAAAGCATCAGCATCAACCGCGAGAAGCACGAGTTTAATGAGGTAACCATAATGAGGGATGCAGAGACTTACGAAGACAGGAAAGTGATGCTGGACAAGTTCTTCAGGGTGGTGTGTCTCCAG GCGTTCAAGAAGAATGCTCGCGACATGAACTTGGAGTCTCTGGACGCCAAGGACATCAACGACATCCGCAACGTCAAGCTGACAAGGACAGAATTTGCAGATGCGCTGGGCCTCCAACCCAACTCTATGTTTGTGAGAAACATGTTCCTCTTAGTTGACCGATCCAGAGACGGCTTTGTATCATTCGAGGAATTTATGACAATGTTTGTCACCCTTGCTTCGG GGAACGCCGAGGATAAAGCTCAGATGTTGTTCAATATGTATGATCTCAAGAAAACCGGAAAGCTCTCCAGAAACCAGTTCGCAAAAATGTTAAA GTCGATGATGGATCTGGCGGACGCCAGTGTGGAGGACATGAAGGTGAACCAGCTGCTGGAGACCATGTTTGAACAGGCGGGCATCAAGGGCAAGGACAACATGACGTTTGAGGATTTCAAAAAGATTTTTGCCTCCGAAGAACATGGTGATATCCTCAAGAAAGCAACACTGGGGCTTGACG TGGACGGAGGACAGATTGACCAGCAGGTGGCCAAGGTACATGGAAACAGCATCGCAGATAGAAGGAAAACTGTCGTAGGAAACTTCAG ATCTCATTCCATAAACCGCAAAGCCAAGAACCGCCAGACCAACATCCGGGTGGCCACCCTGAAGACCCAGCCACCCATGACGCCCTTCGCCCAGAAGCTGTATGAGTTCACACGTTATGTGGAAAACTACAGACTGCAAATATTCTGGGGCACGCTGTTCACACTCGTCAATGTTGGAATCTTCGTAGAGCGTGCCTACT TCTACTCCGTGGAGCGGGAGCACGCAGGTCTGCGCCGACTGGCGGGGTACGGGGTGTCCGTGACTCGGGGCGCCGCCTCCACCCAGATGTTCACCTACGCCTTTTTGCTGGTCACCATGAGTCGCAACACGCTCACCTTCTTCAGGGAGACGTTCTTACATCGCTTCATCCCTTTCGATTCATTCCACGCCTTTCATAAATACGTGGCCGGCATCGCCCTCTTGTCCACCG TCATGCACGTGGTGGGTCACGCCATCAACCTCTACCACATCTCCACGCAAGCTTCCACTGACTTGAACTGTTATTTCCGGGAATACTTCAGAGC AACCCATATACTGGCCTCCTTTCATTACTGGGCCTTCACAACCATTACGG GTTTGACTGGAGTCATTCTCACTGTGATCGTCATCATCATGTTCGTGTTCGCCACTGAGTACGCCCGACGACATGTCTTCAACGCTTTCTGGTTCACACACAGCTTTTACATCTTACTGTACATCTTCCTCACCATGCACGGGGCAGGGAGACTGGTACAAGACCCAATCTGGGGCTGGTTCTTCATCGGGCCGGTCGTCATTTTCATCATTGACAAGCTAGTCAGTCTGAGTAGAAACCGGGTGGAGATACCCGTCACCAAGGCTGAGATCCTTCCATCAG GTGTGACTAATCTTGTTTTTAAACGTCCACTGAACTTTGACTACAAGTCTGGCCAGTGGGTCCGTATCGCCTGTCTGGATCTGGGCAAGAGTGAATACCATCCCTTCACTCTGACATCAGCTCCTCACGAGGAAACACTGTCACTGCACATCCGGGCAGTCGGACCATGGACAAACAACATCAGGAGGGTATACGACCCCAACAACTCTTCAACGTTGCCAAAG TTATTGGTGGACGGCCCGTTTGGCGAGGGCCACCAGGACTGGTACCGCTTCCCTGTGGCTGTGTTGGTAGGGGGAGGTATTGGGGTCACGCCGTTTGCTTCCATCCTAAAGGACCTTGTCAGCAAGAGCAGGATGAAGGTCAAATTCCCATGCCAGAAG GTGTACTTCCTGTGGGTGACGAGAACACAGAAGAGTTTTGAGTGGATGACGGACATCATTCGCCAAGTAGAAGGCGCTGACACGAACGATTTGGTAGCAGTGCATATCTTCATCACACAGTTTCAGCAGAAGTTCGACCTCAGGACCACAATGTTG TATATCTGTGAGCGTCATTTCCAGAGGATCGCTGGGCAGAGTCTGTTCACAGGGCTGAGAGCCACTACTCACTTCGGCAGACCCAAGTTTGAGGATTTCCTCGCATCTCTGGCCCATGAACATGAAACG GCTCAGAGTATCGGAGTGTTCAGCTGTGGTCCCCCGCCAATGACGCTGAGCGTTGAGTCCGCGTGTAGCAGCCTCAACAAGCTGGATGGGCCAACTTACGTCCACCATTATGAAAACTTCTAA